From Acidobacteriota bacterium, a single genomic window includes:
- a CDS encoding bifunctional 3-deoxy-7-phosphoheptulonate synthase/chorismate mutase, whose protein sequence is MQKTAGPQTQGPAVFAFSEHFFSPQKARSNTMKPSLLVAKSAPNRQTQIPLGSSVVGSSELVVIAGPCTIESYTQARLVADTLVANGISCMRGGIFKPRTSPYSFQGLHEEGFEIIQAIRRETGLAIVSEVMSLEQLELAVDQFDCIQIGSRNMQNFELLKALGKINRPVLLKRGLAATIEEFLLAAEYILASGNPNVILCERGIRSFDPATRNVLDLASVALLKEQTHLPVIVDPSHATGKRSLILPTSRAAVAVGADGLIVEIHPVPEQSVSDADQAISLEDFTRLLTQIEPVASAVGRTMFECVAL, encoded by the coding sequence ATTCAAAAGACCGCAGGCCCCCAAACTCAGGGGCCTGCGGTTTTTGCTTTTTCCGAACACTTTTTCAGCCCACAGAAAGCGAGATCAAACACGATGAAACCCTCCCTTCTCGTCGCAAAGTCCGCCCCGAACCGGCAAACCCAGATACCGCTGGGAAGTTCGGTGGTCGGGAGTTCAGAACTGGTGGTAATTGCCGGCCCCTGTACCATCGAGTCTTACACCCAGGCCCGCCTCGTTGCCGACACCCTCGTTGCCAACGGCATTTCCTGTATGCGCGGCGGCATTTTCAAACCCCGAACTTCCCCTTATAGCTTCCAGGGACTCCACGAAGAAGGCTTCGAAATCATCCAGGCCATCCGCCGCGAAACCGGACTGGCCATCGTCAGCGAAGTGATGAGCCTTGAACAGCTTGAACTGGCCGTTGACCAGTTCGACTGTATCCAGATTGGTTCGCGCAATATGCAGAATTTCGAACTGCTCAAAGCCCTTGGGAAAATCAATCGCCCGGTGCTGCTCAAACGCGGACTGGCCGCCACGATTGAAGAATTTCTGCTCGCTGCCGAATACATTCTGGCCTCTGGCAATCCAAACGTGATTTTGTGCGAACGGGGGATCCGCAGTTTTGATCCGGCCACTCGCAACGTGCTCGATCTGGCCTCAGTGGCGCTGCTCAAGGAACAAACCCACCTGCCGGTGATTGTTGATCCAAGCCACGCCACTGGGAAACGGAGTTTGATTCTGCCGACCTCGCGGGCTGCCGTGGCGGTTGGCGCCGATGGATTGATCGTCGAAATCCATCCGGTTCCAGAGCAATCGGTTTCGGACGCCGATCAAGCCATTTCATTGGAAGATTTCACCCGGCTCCTGACCCAAATCGAACCAGTGGCCAGCGCGGTTGGCCGGACCATGTTTGAATGTGTTGCTCTGTAA
- a CDS encoding anthranilate synthase component I family protein, which yields MSKQNSAPHSTTELPFMVTVLSDVETPASLFHKLCSDEPTAFLFESAEGDTRLARYSLLGMDPVLTVTFQNGTATVIRTETKTTTEFCFDNPLKVLETLLAEERQGFRATLPPDFPFAGGFVGYLGSAATQYFDRIPQPETSPFGIPEGFYGLYDTFIVFDHLYRKIKFISYRSQSHLDHLLEKLTTSPHSLRPLIAPQPPTTEPDLFEGVQTVFDREQFCSVVRKCKEYISAGEVFQIVPSQRFFVPIESQPFDIYRNLISLNPSPYAYFLKFPGFTYLGSSPETFVECRQGKVVLRALAGTRPRGTTPEADEALAQELKSNEKELAEHYMLIDLERNDLGRVCEVGSIAVGEIAQIIRYSHVMHLATEVSGTLRADKTVFDVFQSCFPRGTVSGAPKIRAMQLLAQLEPEQRGIYSGVVGYIDFNGNADGAIAIRSALVKDSVAHLNAGAGVVYDSDPEAEYEETRNKARSVLRAIVSTRHS from the coding sequence ATGTCAAAGCAAAATTCAGCCCCACACTCAACCACCGAACTGCCGTTTATGGTCACGGTTTTGTCCGATGTTGAAACACCAGCATCGCTCTTTCACAAACTGTGTTCTGACGAACCGACGGCCTTTTTATTTGAAAGTGCTGAAGGCGATACCCGGCTGGCACGGTATTCGTTACTTGGGATGGACCCGGTGTTGACCGTTACATTCCAAAACGGAACGGCAACCGTCATTCGAACCGAAACAAAGACCACGACTGAATTTTGCTTTGACAATCCTTTGAAAGTTTTGGAAACGCTGCTAGCTGAAGAACGGCAAGGGTTTAGGGCAACGTTACCGCCTGACTTTCCGTTTGCCGGAGGATTCGTCGGATATTTGGGCTCTGCGGCAACGCAGTATTTCGACCGAATTCCGCAACCGGAAACGAGCCCGTTTGGAATTCCGGAAGGGTTTTATGGGCTGTATGACACCTTCATCGTGTTTGATCACCTCTACCGGAAAATCAAGTTTATCTCGTACCGAAGCCAGTCACACCTCGACCACCTGCTTGAAAAACTCACCACTTCACCTCACTCGCTCCGCCCGCTGATTGCTCCCCAACCTCCGACAACCGAACCTGATCTTTTTGAAGGCGTCCAAACCGTGTTTGATCGCGAGCAGTTTTGTAGTGTTGTCAGGAAATGCAAAGAGTATATCAGCGCGGGCGAAGTGTTTCAGATTGTGCCGAGCCAGCGGTTTTTTGTGCCGATTGAAAGCCAGCCGTTTGATATCTACCGCAATTTGATCAGCTTAAACCCTTCCCCGTATGCCTATTTTCTGAAATTCCCTGGGTTTACCTATCTCGGTTCGTCTCCAGAAACCTTTGTTGAATGTCGCCAGGGAAAAGTCGTGCTGCGGGCACTGGCAGGGACGCGCCCACGTGGTACCACTCCCGAAGCCGACGAAGCGTTGGCCCAGGAACTCAAATCAAATGAAAAAGAACTGGCCGAGCATTACATGTTGATTGACCTGGAACGCAACGACCTGGGACGAGTCTGTGAAGTCGGAAGTATCGCTGTCGGCGAGATTGCGCAAATCATCCGCTACAGCCACGTCATGCATCTGGCAACGGAGGTCAGCGGCACGCTTCGGGCTGACAAAACGGTGTTTGACGTCTTTCAGAGCTGTTTTCCGCGTGGGACGGTTTCCGGGGCGCCCAAAATCAGAGCCATGCAACTTCTGGCTCAGCTTGAACCTGAACAGCGGGGGATTTACTCAGGCGTGGTTGGGTACATTGATTTTAATGGAAACGCGGACGGTGCGATTGCCATTCGGTCAGCACTGGTCAAAGACAGTGTCGCCCATCTGAATGCAGGTGCGGGTGTGGTGTATGACTCCGACCCGGAGGCCGAATATGAAGAAACCCGAAATAAAGCCAGGAGCGTCCTTCGGGCGATTGTTTCAACCAGACACTCGTGA
- a CDS encoding aminodeoxychorismate/anthranilate synthase component II produces MSVLILDNYDSFTYNLYQVMQAQTSESIEVFRNDEIDFDEIAQRRPSRIVLSPGPGHPKNQTDFGVCREVVTRFDQLGCPVLGVCLGHQGIAQFLGGTLIQAPQIVHGKTSLVNITHDSPLFEGLPNPFRAMRYHSLLVSDQDFPADLIPTAHEATQGLIMALQHRSKPLYGVQFHPESIGTPEGAQLLQNFLNRC; encoded by the coding sequence ATGTCAGTCTTGATCCTCGACAATTACGATTCGTTTACCTACAACCTGTATCAAGTCATGCAGGCACAAACCTCTGAATCAATTGAAGTTTTCCGTAATGACGAAATTGATTTTGATGAGATTGCACAGCGGCGACCGTCGCGAATTGTACTCTCGCCAGGACCCGGTCATCCCAAAAATCAGACTGATTTTGGCGTTTGTCGCGAAGTTGTGACCCGCTTTGACCAGCTCGGCTGTCCGGTGCTTGGTGTGTGCCTTGGCCATCAAGGAATCGCTCAGTTTTTGGGTGGAACATTGATCCAGGCACCGCAAATTGTTCACGGAAAAACCAGTCTGGTGAACATCACGCACGATTCGCCTTTATTTGAGGGCCTTCCGAATCCATTTCGAGCCATGCGCTATCACTCGCTTCTGGTTTCAGATCAAGACTTTCCAGCCGATTTGATCCCAACTGCCCACGAAGCGACACAGGGGCTGATTATGGCCCTGCAGCATCGTTCCAAACCGCTGTATGGCGTTCAATTTCACCCTGAGTCCATCGGGACGCCCGAAGGCGCTCAATTGCTCCAAAACTTTTTGAATAGATGTTGA
- the trpD gene encoding anthranilate phosphoribosyltransferase — protein sequence MKFQPLAIGAADISDLIHLRLSEPDARELLAGLTPDRVDAALFARIVQVLRETNECPLTIAEPFLDCCGTGGSGIPHFNVSTTVAFILTAGGVKVVKFGNRAITSQSGSFDLLEQLGIPAVVSFHHTRAIFESTGLAFLFAPQCYPALRAFTVLRKTLGVRTIFNFVGPLLHPLNPAYRLMGVSHPKMQSHVARVLSQDQTNRRSLIVCGDKTLDELTPFASNRCFDVSQGVTQELKLSPVNTLRSSHPELRYTVGENLLLFQKMIAGELVNTPEHQFVCFNAGAGFFTAGVTSSIEEGTHLARELLATGRVKTLVTQVTTAYAHHAQ from the coding sequence ATGAAATTCCAACCCCTGGCAATCGGTGCCGCCGATATTTCCGACTTAATTCATCTTCGGTTGAGTGAACCTGATGCCCGCGAATTGCTGGCAGGTTTAACACCAGACCGGGTAGACGCGGCCCTGTTTGCGAGAATCGTCCAGGTATTGCGCGAAACCAACGAGTGCCCGCTCACCATTGCGGAACCATTTCTGGATTGCTGCGGAACGGGTGGAAGCGGCATTCCGCACTTCAACGTCTCGACCACGGTTGCTTTTATTCTCACGGCGGGCGGCGTGAAGGTGGTGAAATTCGGAAACCGGGCCATCACCAGCCAGAGCGGGAGTTTTGACCTGTTGGAACAGTTGGGCATTCCAGCCGTGGTTTCATTTCACCACACGCGGGCCATTTTTGAATCAACCGGGCTGGCGTTTTTGTTTGCTCCGCAATGTTATCCGGCACTGAGAGCGTTTACGGTACTTCGAAAAACGCTTGGGGTACGAACCATTTTTAATTTTGTAGGGCCGTTGCTCCATCCCTTAAACCCGGCCTACCGCTTGATGGGCGTTTCACACCCCAAAATGCAATCGCACGTGGCACGCGTACTCAGTCAGGACCAGACGAACCGTCGCTCCTTGATTGTCTGTGGAGATAAAACACTCGATGAACTGACCCCGTTTGCGAGCAATCGCTGTTTTGATGTTTCTCAGGGCGTGACTCAGGAACTGAAACTATCACCAGTGAATACACTTCGTTCCAGTCACCCTGAACTGCGGTATACTGTGGGTGAAAACCTCCTCCTTTTTCAAAAGATGATCGCAGGCGAACTGGTCAACACGCCCGAACACCAGTTTGTTTGTTTCAACGCCGGTGCCGGCTTTTTTACCGCTGGCGTGACATCATCCATTGAAGAAGGCACCCATCTGGCTCGTGAACTGCTCGCCACGGGGCGGGTCAAAACCTTGGTCACTCAGGTAACAACCGCTTATGCCCATCACGCTCAATGA
- a CDS encoding indole-3-glycerol-phosphate synthase, translated as MPITLNDIVAHKRAELATRTVGFLPEELSTDLEPGSFAFERTLAGNSVKVIAEIKPASPSAGVLQEEVNIHAILKEYHRFASALSVLTDEKFFHGSLHLLNDVVKNTSLPVLRKDFVLAPLQVYEARLAGAEAVLLIAKILTDVELAELSGLTRQLGMSAVIEVQTQAELERALRLRPRVVLINNRNLDTFEISFETTRHLAPLIPKDTIAISASGIQSRSDIEELLPFCTRFLVGTALMQTTTLSQTLEELTSI; from the coding sequence ATGCCCATCACGCTCAATGACATTGTGGCCCACAAACGGGCTGAACTGGCGACGCGCACTGTCGGGTTTCTTCCCGAGGAACTCTCAACCGATCTGGAACCAGGCAGCTTTGCCTTTGAACGCACACTGGCCGGCAATTCAGTCAAGGTGATTGCTGAAATTAAACCAGCTTCACCTTCGGCGGGTGTGCTCCAGGAAGAGGTGAATATTCACGCCATTTTGAAGGAATATCACCGCTTTGCCTCAGCCCTGTCGGTTTTAACCGATGAGAAATTTTTTCACGGCAGCCTTCATTTACTGAACGATGTGGTCAAAAACACAAGCTTGCCAGTATTGCGCAAAGATTTTGTGTTGGCCCCGTTGCAAGTCTATGAAGCCCGACTGGCCGGCGCCGAAGCCGTCTTGCTCATCGCGAAAATCCTGACTGATGTTGAACTTGCGGAGTTGTCTGGATTGACCCGACAACTTGGAATGTCCGCCGTGATCGAAGTCCAAACCCAGGCAGAACTTGAACGCGCCCTCCGACTCCGGCCCCGCGTCGTGCTTATCAACAATCGCAACCTGGATACCTTTGAAATTTCCTTTGAAACGACCCGTCACCTGGCACCGTTGATCCCGAAAGACACCATCGCGATTTCAGCCAGTGGCATTCAAAGCCGATCCGATATTGAAGAACTCCTCCCTTTTTGTACCCGATTTCTGGTTGGAACTGCCCTGATGCAAACCACCACGCTTTCCCAAACCTTAGAGGAGCTGACCTCAATATGA
- a CDS encoding phosphoribosylanthranilate isomerase translates to MTTKVKICGLTSIHDAEMVVAAGADYLGLIFVKESQRCLSMTIAEQIRKAVSGRISIVGVFRNAPATFVAEAARRLALDFVQLHGHESPDYCQTLSTPVIKVLELTDQLNQDSIDQYSSCARYLLFDRPKRFHEPIPTFDPIATLRGLELKLPFFFAGNLSHETVRKPIDELNPFGIDVASGVEAAPGIKDPDKVRAFCEACRI, encoded by the coding sequence ATGACGACGAAGGTAAAAATCTGCGGACTTACGTCCATTCACGATGCTGAAATGGTCGTCGCGGCAGGTGCTGACTACCTTGGATTGATTTTTGTCAAAGAAAGTCAGCGCTGCCTTTCGATGACGATTGCCGAACAGATTCGCAAAGCCGTTTCCGGGCGAATCTCAATCGTCGGCGTTTTCCGAAATGCACCCGCCACCTTTGTGGCCGAAGCCGCCCGCCGTCTGGCGCTCGATTTTGTGCAATTACACGGCCACGAGTCACCCGACTATTGCCAAACTCTTTCGACTCCGGTGATCAAAGTTCTGGAATTGACCGACCAGCTCAATCAAGACTCCATTGATCAATATTCCAGTTGTGCCAGGTATCTGTTATTTGATCGCCCCAAGCGGTTTCATGAGCCAATCCCAACGTTTGACCCAATTGCCACCCTTCGTGGGTTGGAACTGAAACTTCCCTTCTTTTTTGCCGGGAATCTGTCACATGAAACGGTTCGAAAGCCGATTGACGAGCTCAATCCATTTGGAATTGACGTTGCCAGCGGCGTCGAGGCTGCCCCCGGTATCAAAGACCCGGACAAAGTGCGGGCTTTTTGTGAAGCCTGCCGAATTTGA
- the trpB gene encoding tryptophan synthase subunit beta — MKSLGTFGTFGGVYVPETLIPALEELEAAYLVLGSDEAFQAEFTGLLKNYAGRPTPLYFARNLSARWGVNVFLKREDLLHGGAHKTNNAIGQALMAKRMGKTRIIAETGAGQHGVATAMAGALLGLETEIYMGEVDMQRQEQNVFRMRLLGATVHGVKSGSRTLKDAINEAMRDWISNLRSTHYVLGTAAGPHPFPSMVKFFQRIIGDEARRQMIEQTGKLPDYVLACVGGGSNAIGIFTAFRDDAGVQLIGVEPAGKGLETPEHGAVLAKGTPGVLHGMMSLVLQDEDGQIFETHSISAGLDYPSVGPEHAFLKNIGAARYESATDAEAIAAFHLVCETEGIIPALESSHAVAYAEKMARTLPEGTTLLINVSGRGDKDLQQVMNYDTQSV, encoded by the coding sequence ATGAAATCACTTGGAACCTTTGGAACTTTTGGCGGGGTGTATGTCCCCGAAACGCTGATTCCGGCGCTTGAAGAACTCGAAGCCGCTTATCTGGTTTTAGGCAGCGACGAGGCATTTCAGGCTGAGTTTACCGGGTTGCTCAAAAACTATGCCGGGCGGCCCACGCCACTCTATTTCGCTCGCAATCTTTCGGCCCGGTGGGGCGTGAATGTCTTTCTCAAACGTGAAGACTTGCTCCACGGCGGCGCACATAAAACCAACAATGCGATTGGTCAGGCGCTGATGGCCAAACGGATGGGAAAAACGCGGATCATCGCCGAAACTGGCGCCGGTCAACATGGCGTGGCAACAGCGATGGCCGGAGCGTTGCTGGGGCTTGAAACCGAAATTTATATGGGCGAAGTGGACATGCAGCGCCAGGAACAGAATGTGTTTCGCATGCGCCTGCTCGGTGCCACAGTGCACGGTGTGAAAAGCGGTTCCCGGACGCTCAAAGATGCGATTAACGAGGCGATGCGCGACTGGATTTCGAACCTGCGGTCAACCCACTATGTGCTGGGAACCGCCGCCGGCCCACATCCATTTCCCTCGATGGTAAAATTCTTCCAGCGCATCATCGGCGACGAAGCCCGGCGGCAAATGATTGAACAAACCGGAAAATTGCCTGACTACGTGCTGGCCTGTGTCGGTGGTGGGTCAAACGCCATTGGAATTTTTACAGCGTTTCGCGACGATGCCGGGGTGCAATTGATTGGTGTGGAACCCGCCGGCAAGGGACTGGAAACACCCGAACACGGCGCCGTTTTGGCCAAAGGAACGCCAGGAGTGCTCCACGGAATGATGAGCCTGGTGTTGCAGGACGAAGACGGCCAGATTTTTGAGACCCACAGCATTTCCGCCGGGCTCGATTACCCGTCAGTTGGTCCGGAACACGCCTTTTTGAAAAATATTGGCGCCGCCCGCTACGAATCAGCCACCGATGCCGAAGCCATTGCGGCTTTTCATCTGGTGTGTGAAACCGAAGGCATTATCCCGGCGCTGGAAAGTTCGCATGCGGTGGCCTATGCCGAAAAAATGGCCCGAACCTTGCCGGAAGGCACTACCCTTTTGATCAATGTGTCAGGTCGTGGCGACAAAGATTTGCAGCAGGTGATGAATTATGACACTCAATCGGTATGA
- the trpA gene encoding tryptophan synthase subunit alpha codes for MTLNRYDRRFATLRETGQKAFIPFTMLGWPDRDRCLETIRLMIESGASALELGMAFSDPIADGPIIQRATFETLASGFKVKDAFALIEEVRKLDAEIPIGLLVYFNTVLAKGIDGFYQQAAQAGVDGVLIADLTPEMAPQVAETALKHGIAPIFIISPLTSPERLKIITEHAGGFLYVVSRLGITGTEQRFDHALHNLLATARQHTPIPLCVGFGISTPEHARRMLEFGADGVITGSKIIQLIQEANGQPLDAVLRPFLKAMWSAVA; via the coding sequence ATGACACTCAATCGGTATGATCGGCGGTTTGCGACGCTCCGTGAAACGGGCCAGAAAGCCTTTATTCCCTTTACCATGCTGGGTTGGCCGGACCGTGACCGCTGCCTGGAGACAATTCGGTTGATGATTGAAAGCGGGGCTTCGGCACTGGAACTGGGTATGGCGTTTAGCGACCCGATTGCGGATGGCCCCATCATCCAGCGGGCGACATTTGAAACGCTGGCTTCCGGGTTTAAAGTCAAAGACGCGTTTGCGTTGATCGAGGAAGTTCGAAAACTGGACGCTGAAATTCCAATTGGATTGCTGGTTTACTTCAACACCGTGCTGGCCAAAGGAATTGACGGTTTTTACCAGCAGGCGGCCCAGGCCGGAGTTGATGGGGTTTTGATTGCGGATTTAACCCCTGAAATGGCGCCGCAGGTCGCCGAAACGGCTTTGAAACATGGGATTGCGCCGATTTTTATTATTTCCCCGCTGACCAGCCCTGAGCGGTTAAAAATCATCACCGAGCACGCCGGAGGATTTCTGTATGTCGTTTCCCGGCTTGGCATTACCGGCACCGAGCAGCGCTTTGACCATGCCCTGCACAATTTATTGGCGACGGCTCGTCAACACACGCCCATTCCATTGTGTGTCGGCTTTGGAATTTCCACGCCTGAGCACGCCCGCCGGATGCTCGAATTTGGCGCCGATGGCGTGATTACCGGCTCAAAGATTATCCAGCTCATCCAGGAAGCCAACGGCCAGCCGCTCGATGCCGTGTTGCGACCATTTCTGAAGGCAATGTGGAGTGCGGTGGCTTGA
- a CDS encoding DUF4157 domain-containing protein, whose amino-acid sequence MKMGTFAQKNGESQLKSTTSPFSREQSTIQSPIQMQPAVHQNSRLATAVQLQQKLNQSPQVQRQTALATALSNRSSTLQPTRTIQRQELLEEEELMETQPDTDSIQLMSASVGDLPEEDEEPVQGRFEVIQRKSIPGASNATDVETEAIRTAALAGVRAPVQRFPFAEQIQRSFGKHDISQIQSHTGSDATNSAKAMNAKAFATGNHVVFGGTPDIRTAAHEAAHVIQQQAGVHLAGGVGKVGDVYEQHADAVAERVAAGRSAEDLLNQFAGKESSAAEPTIQRATLTTYGGTFTDTGYAAMDINREVDPTRVGCSMLLRFEIFPFVACEKYGLVQMVDYQDDGAPAYPAGWPDTQNRAVNPGQFIDKKQEYINPVFTGGNPVAIFQGQASYNQFLLTLDEEQSEIIEEKAETDDDSGWVIIDVDFSRAQRITLGDVVMGVLGEHMEPATGLGYPGDRDVLTFSGRGTDLEDDDDDDDDEEEEEEEEEGNATRPAMMYDRPSHPMTQTRLAQDAVTSSRRFETAALCIKGTMDGTYLGSVEWGFYTRNDQIHLYPFRIVSMGSPSLNFQAAAQGWNQSTVTMGNRQVAPMQLPANSAAPVAAAPATRDALATRINQVRGLIHGITPPVGEAQINQMKNLRLEAGFLMVLVFLRAGDVAAADDTVAIQHGESLRDFAFRTTGNRDNWVEIMALNRNVMNTLTGPQVNQQLRIPRAE is encoded by the coding sequence ATGAAAATGGGAACTTTTGCTCAGAAAAACGGTGAGTCGCAATTGAAATCAACCACAAGTCCATTCTCCCGAGAACAATCAACAATTCAGTCTCCGATTCAGATGCAGCCGGCTGTTCATCAAAATAGCCGTCTGGCTACGGCGGTTCAATTGCAGCAGAAACTCAATCAAAGTCCACAAGTCCAGAGACAAACGGCACTGGCAACCGCCCTTTCAAACCGCTCCAGTACACTTCAACCAACGCGAACCATTCAGCGTCAGGAATTATTGGAAGAAGAAGAATTGATGGAAACCCAGCCTGATACGGATTCCATTCAACTGATGTCAGCTTCCGTTGGTGACCTGCCTGAAGAAGACGAAGAGCCGGTTCAAGGAAGGTTTGAGGTGATCCAGCGAAAGTCCATTCCTGGCGCCTCGAACGCAACCGATGTTGAAACGGAAGCCATTCGAACTGCAGCGTTGGCCGGAGTTCGAGCACCTGTCCAGCGATTTCCATTTGCTGAGCAGATTCAACGCTCATTTGGAAAACACGACATCAGCCAGATCCAATCCCATACTGGCTCAGACGCGACAAACAGCGCCAAAGCCATGAATGCAAAGGCGTTTGCAACTGGCAATCACGTGGTGTTTGGTGGAACACCAGACATCCGCACTGCCGCGCACGAAGCCGCCCATGTGATCCAGCAACAGGCGGGTGTCCATCTGGCCGGAGGTGTCGGCAAGGTCGGCGATGTGTATGAACAACACGCCGATGCCGTCGCCGAACGTGTGGCCGCTGGTCGGTCAGCCGAAGATTTGCTCAACCAGTTTGCCGGAAAAGAAAGTTCGGCGGCGGAACCAACGATCCAACGGGCAACCCTCACCACCTATGGAGGGACGTTTACCGATACAGGTTATGCCGCAATGGACATTAACCGGGAGGTTGACCCGACTCGTGTTGGCTGCAGTATGCTTCTCAGGTTTGAAATTTTCCCGTTTGTTGCCTGTGAAAAATATGGACTGGTACAAATGGTTGATTATCAGGATGATGGGGCTCCAGCTTATCCGGCTGGCTGGCCAGATACCCAAAACCGTGCGGTCAATCCAGGTCAGTTTATTGATAAGAAGCAAGAATACATCAACCCGGTGTTTACTGGCGGCAACCCGGTTGCCATCTTCCAGGGGCAAGCCAGTTATAACCAGTTTCTGTTAACCCTCGATGAGGAACAAAGCGAGATCATTGAGGAAAAGGCAGAAACTGATGATGACAGTGGATGGGTCATCATTGACGTGGATTTTAGCCGTGCACAGCGGATCACCTTAGGCGATGTCGTGATGGGGGTGCTGGGTGAACATATGGAACCAGCCACCGGGTTGGGTTATCCTGGTGACAGAGATGTGTTGACCTTTTCAGGACGAGGCACTGACCTGGAGGATGACGATGACGATGACGATGACGAAGAGGAAGAGGAGGAAGAAGAGGAAGGAAATGCAACTCGCCCGGCAATGATGTATGACCGTCCAAGCCACCCGATGACCCAGACGAGGTTGGCCCAGGATGCGGTGACCTCATCGCGGAGATTTGAGACAGCGGCATTATGTATCAAAGGCACCATGGATGGGACGTACCTTGGCTCAGTCGAGTGGGGCTTTTATACCCGCAACGACCAGATTCATTTGTATCCGTTCAGAATTGTTTCAATGGGTTCGCCTTCACTGAATTTTCAGGCAGCAGCCCAGGGTTGGAATCAATCCACTGTGACAATGGGGAACCGGCAGGTGGCTCCGATGCAACTTCCCGCCAATTCAGCCGCCCCGGTTGCCGCGGCTCCAGCTACGCGTGACGCGCTCGCTACCCGGATTAATCAAGTACGAGGGTTAATCCACGGCATCACACCCCCAGTTGGGGAAGCACAAATCAATCAAATGAAGAATTTACGACTTGAAGCCGGATTCCTGATGGTATTGGTTTTCCTACGAGCCGGGGACGTCGCCGCCGCGGATGACACAGTGGCCATCCAGCACGGTGAGTCACTTCGGGACTTTGCCTTCCGCACCACCGGAAACCGGGACAATTGGGTTGAGATCATGGCCCTCAATCGCAATGTCATGAACACGCTTACCGGACCACAAGTCAACCAGCAACTGCGGATTCCAAGGGCAGAATAA
- a CDS encoding Fic family protein, which yields MFKTDTIQITHELLALIAEIEEFKGAWRALGSLAPDRLSALRRVATIESIGSSTRIEGSKLSDREVERLLANLEIKSFATRDEQEVAGYAEVMETIFHAWDAIKITENHIRQLHRDLLRYSDKDEWHRGNYKTSSNSVAAFDETGQQIGIVFETATPFDTPRFMAELVGWLNEAREIGHSHPLLVIGVFVVVFLEIHPFQDGNGRLSRILTTLLLLQAGYAYVPYSSLESVIEQSKEGYYLALRQTQGTIRTEEPNWQPWLKFFLRTLHQQMKRLAAKMEREKLVLTALPELAVQILDFSRDHGRVTIGDMIRLTSASRNTLKEHFRRLVEQRHLVQHGTGKGTWYTLA from the coding sequence ATGTTCAAAACAGATACTATCCAAATCACACACGAATTGCTGGCCCTGATTGCTGAGATTGAGGAATTCAAAGGCGCCTGGCGCGCTCTTGGCAGCCTGGCTCCGGACCGGCTGAGCGCCTTGCGCCGGGTGGCCACCATCGAAAGTATCGGTTCTTCAACCCGTATCGAAGGAAGCAAGTTATCAGATCGCGAAGTTGAACGCCTGCTTGCCAACCTTGAAATCAAATCCTTTGCAACCCGCGACGAGCAGGAAGTGGCTGGCTATGCCGAGGTTATGGAGACTATTTTCCATGCCTGGGATGCTATCAAAATTACGGAGAACCATATCCGGCAATTACACCGCGACCTGCTGCGCTACAGCGACAAGGACGAGTGGCATCGGGGAAATTACAAAACTTCATCAAATAGTGTGGCGGCCTTTGACGAAACCGGTCAGCAGATCGGCATTGTGTTTGAGACTGCTACCCCATTTGACACACCGCGCTTCATGGCCGAACTTGTCGGTTGGCTCAACGAAGCCCGCGAGATTGGTCACAGCCATCCCTTGCTTGTCATCGGTGTGTTTGTCGTGGTGTTTCTGGAAATCCACCCCTTCCAGGACGGCAATGGCCGCTTGAGCCGGATTTTGACCACCTTGCTCTTGTTGCAAGCCGGCTATGCCTATGTTCCCTATAGTTCACTTGAGAGCGTTATCGAACAAAGTAAAGAGGGCTATTATCTCGCCTTGCGCCAAACTCAAGGTACGATCCGAACTGAAGAACCAAACTGGCAGCCCTGGCTGAAATTCTTCCTTCGCACCCTGCACCAGCAAATGAAGCGGCTGGCCGCCAAGATGGAACGCGAAAAGCTAGTGCTTACCGCCCTGCCAGAACTGGCGGTCCAAATTCTGGACTTCAGCCGCGATCATGGCCGGGTGACGATTGGCGACATGATCCGCCTCACCAGTGCCAGCCGCAACACCTTGAAGGAGCATTTCCGTCGTTTGGTTGAGCAGCGGCACCTGGTCCAACATGGCACCGGCAAAGGCACCTGGTACACCCTGGCCTGA